The DNA window CGCGTGGTGTCCCAGCGCTCGATGAGCGTGGCGATGCGCAGCCGCGGGATTACCGTCGATAACCTGAGCGATCCCGACCAGGTGCGGGTGCTGGCCCGCGACCTGGAAGCAGATGAGGTCATCGCCGTGTTTCGCGATGAACAAATCAACCAGGAGCAGGAACATATTCGACGCGATTCCGGTCAGGAAGAGCCCGTCGGCCCCCGTGCGGCGCGCGTCGTGTCAGATCATCTGGACGTGGAGTCAATCGATCCCGAACAAAACACGGCCCTGTTTACGGAAAGAGTCATCGAGCCCCGCACCCTGGCGACGGCCGCCTACCAGGGCGAAAGCTGGGAGATCCGTCGCTGGCAGCCGGGCGGTTTTGTCAATCGCGGCATTCGCGACGGCGTGGAACCGTTCGGCATCGGTCCCGAGTGGGAAACCCTGCACTATGCGGCCCTGCGCAGCGATCTCGACCATCCTTACTCCGCCGCAGGCTTCCCTTACCGACTCGATGTTTATGTGGGCGACGAAGTCCGCGAGCCGCGCCGCCTGAACACCGACTTCGGCTCCGCGTATGTGGTGGAACTGAACCCGGGCGACGTCTACAAAATTGGCATTCGTAACGACAGCGAAAGGCCCGTTTATGTGGCCTTGTATGTCGACGGGTTGAGCGTGATTGATCAGAAGCTGGTCGATCCCAGCGACCTGGAGATCCGTCGTCACTGGATGCTGCCGCCGCAGAGCGGGCGACGGTTTGTGCGCGGGTGGTACACGGTCCGTCGGGACGAAGACGGCAACCCCCTGGAAACGCAACTGTTCGACGAATTCAAAGTCAGCAACCGGAAAGACTCCGTCGCCTTTGGCCAGGGTTTTGAGCAGAACCTGGGGATGATCACGGCCGTGTTCTATACGGTCGGCCTTGAGGACGTGCAGAACCCGGGCCCACTGAACCAGGTGGTCGCCCGTGCTTTACCGCCCAGCGCCCTGGGTACAGGCCGCGGCCTGCGGAAAGAGCAACAGCTGGATCGCGTCAAGGCAGAGCCCCGAGGAATGATCCTGGGCGCCGTCACGCTGTACTACCGTCCTGCCGAATTGATCAGCAAGCCCCGTGACGCATCCGGCGACAGCCTGATTCTGATTCCCGGCTTCTAAAGTGGCGAATTCATGGCAGGGAGAGAGACCTTGCGCTGGCGCCCTGCGGGGGCGCCGGCGACGATGGGCGGCTTATTCGCTCTTGGGTTTTTTCGGCTTGTCGGCTTTGGCGGGCTTGGCTTCGCTGCTTTTGCTTTCTGATTTTGTGTCGGACTTTTCGCTGCTGGCCGACTTGGTTTCTTCGGCTGCCTTCTGTTTATACGACTCGCTGCGATAGTCGGTCTGATAGAAACCGGAGCCTTTGAAAACCACGCCGGAACCAGAACCAATCAGGCGGGTCAGCTTCAGCTTTTTGCAATTCGGACACTTTTTTTCCGGATCGGCCGTCATGCGCTGAAAGAGTTCAAACTCATGGCCGCAGCCTCGGCACAGGTAATCATAAGTCGGCATGTGCGAAACTCGCAGAAAAAGAGCAGTCAGGAAGGGAATCAATTAAAAGGCAGGATTACAGAGTGAATCATACGATACCAGGCAGGACCTGGCGCCGGCGGCGTCAGGCGGGGCCGGTCGAAACAAAAACCTGGGCTGGTCGGATCACGCGGTCGTGCAGCTGATAGCCGACTTGTGTTTCCAGCATGACGGTTCCGGCCGGATACTGGTCGCTTGGCTGCTGGCCGATCGCTTCGTGCAGGTTGGGATCAAAGACTTCGCCTACGGAGGCAATCCGCCGGCAATGGTGTTTTTCAAAGACGCTCTCAAACATGCTGGCGACCATTTTCACGCCGTCGACCAGCCCTTTGGCCTTGGGATCGTCGGGAGCTGAGCCAATGGCGCGGTTCAGGTTGTCGAGCACGGCCAGCAGGTCGGAGACCACTGGCACAGCAGCGTAACGGCGCTGGTCGTCGAGTTCCCGGCGGGACCTTTTCCGGAAGTTTTCCAGTTCGGCCTGCACCATCAGCACGCGGTTTTTCTCCTCTTCGAGTTCCGCCTGGAGCTGCGAGGAGTGCTCTTCGCGGCTCAGTGGACTGCCGGCCGTATCGGGCGACTGGCGATCCTCGCCTGCATCCTGCGGTGCTTGCTGGGCGGCGGCGGACTGCGGATCGTTCGCGGCCCCGGCGGACTGCTCGGGCGAGGAGGATTCGGGACGGTCAGAGGAGGGCGGTGTTTGCGACATAATGGGGATTACTCTTCGCTCGCTTCTTCGTCTTCTTCGGGGGAACCAGTGAAATAGTCGCGTATCTTTTCCAGGAACGACTTCCGATGGGGCGTTACGTGAACGTGCTCAAGTTCGGCCAGTTCCCGCAACAACTCCTCTTGCCGCGTGGTCAACTTGCGCGGTGTTTCGATGTAGGTCTGGACGGCCAGATCGCCCTGGCGTCCGCTTTGCGGATCCGGCATCCCGCGGCCACGGAGTCGGAACACTTCGCCCGACTGCGAACCTTTGGGGACGGTCAAAGTGGCCCGACCGCTGAGCGTGGGGACTTCAATCTCGGCTCCGAGCGTAGCCTGGCAGTAGGAAATGGGGAGCCGCAACACCAGGTGGTCGCCGTCGCGCTGGAACAGGTGATGCTGCTTCACGTTGATGAAGCAGTAACAATCGCCCGGCTGGCCGCCGCCTGCGCTCGGTTCGCCTTCACCCGCCAGACGGACCCGCATCCCGGTGTCCACGCCGGCGGGAATGTTGACGGTCAAGGTGACGCGCTGCGCCTGGTAGCCGCGTCCGCGGCATTCACGACAAGGATCGGTAATCGTTACACCGGCGCCGCGGCACGAGGGGCAGGTGGTTTGCACCCGCAATATGCCGCCTTGCTGGATCACCTGGCCGTGGCCGTGGCAGGTGCGGCAGGTTTCCGGTTTGGCTCCGGGTTGGCTGCCGTTCCCTTCACACGCGTCGCACACGTTGTTCCGGTTGAAGGTGAGTTCTTTCTCGACCCCGCGAAACGCTTCTTCGAGGGTGAGAGTGACATCAGCCCGGATATCACGACCTTTGCGGGGACGTCGACTGCGGCCGCCGCCTCCGCCGAACAGATCGCCAAAGGCGCCTCCGCCGAACAGGTCGCCAAAGGCTTCAAAAATATCCTGCACGTCGTGGAACTGCGACGCTCCCGCGCCGCCTTCCAGTCCGGCATGCCCGTACTGGTCGTAGCGGGCCCGTTTATTGGGATCCGAAAGCACTTCGTAGGCTTCGGCTGCTTCTTTGAATTTTTCGGTGACTTCAGGATCGCCCGGGTTGCTGTCAGGGTGGTACCTGATGGCCGCTTTGCGATAGGCGACAGAGATCTCGCGGTCAGTAGCGGTCTTCGTGACCTCGAGAACTTCGTAAAAGCACCGTTTAGCCATTGTGGACATAATTAATAAAGCGGCAGGTTCAAAACCGGCCAATCACACAAAAGGCAGGTTCGAACGGCCAAAGTAGAGGTCGCGCGAATCTTAGGAACGACCGCTCCCGCGGTCAACGGTCGCCAAATCAGCCCGCCGCCAGACGGCGATTCCAGGGGTAGAATTGCCCGGGCTGCTGGCAGACAGTTTTGCTCAGGTCGTTACATGCAAGCAGGCCACTTCCGGACGTCATGTTCGAAAAGTGGCCTGCGAGGTCTGCAGGGCGGAGTCCGAATTAACGGACGGCGCCTTCGATCTGGCGTTTGGCCTTATCGTCGCTGTCGTAATTGGAGACCATGGCGTCGGTCGTGAGCAGCAGGCCGGCGATGCTGGCCGCATTGGCCAGAGCCGTGCGAACCACCTTGACCGGGTCGATCACGCCCGCTTCGTACATGTCAGCGTACTTGTCGGCATGTGCGTCGTAGCCAAAGTTTTCCGGCTGGTCGGCGATTTCGTCGGCGACGACGGAACCGTCTTTGCCGGCGTTCTCGGCGATCTGACGCAGGGGAGCTTCCAGCGCCCGCAGCACAATATCGACACCCACCTGCTCGTCGCCCTTGGCCGACTTGCGGATGGCTTCGATGGCGCCGCGGCAACGCAGCAGGGCCACGCCGCCGCCGGGCAGAATGCCTTCCTGCAACGCGGCGCGGGCCGCATGCAGGGCGTCTTCGATGCGGGCTTTGGTCTGCTTCATGTCGGCTTCAGTCTCGGCGCCGACGGAAATGACCGCCACGCCGCCGCTGAGCTTCGCTACGCGTTCCTGGTACTTCTCTTTATCGTATTCGCTGTCGCTGTCGTTGATCTGCTTGCGCAACTGCTGGACGCGATTGTCGATCTCTTCGCGGGAACCGCCGCCTTCGATGATGGTGGTGCCGCTCTTGTCGACGCTGACCTTGGCGGCGCTGCCGAGGTAATCCAGCGACAGGTTTTCCAGCTGCAGACCCAGATCATCGCTGATCGAGGTGCCGCCGGTCAGGATGGCGATATCCTGCAGCATGGCCTTGCGACGATCGCCAAAGCCAGGAGCCTTGACGGCGCAAACTTTGAGCACGCCGCGCAGCTGGTTCACGACCAGCAGGGTCAACGCTTCCGATTCGATATCTTCGGCGATGATCAACAAGGGACGGCCGGTGCCGCTGGCTTTTTCCAGGATCGGCAACAGGTCGCGGATGCTGCCGATTTTCTTCTCATGAATGAGAATCAGCGCGTTTTCCATCTCCACATCCATCTCCGCCGGGCGGTTGATGAAGTAGGGGGAGATGAAGCCTTTGTCAAAGTGCATGCCGTCGACATAGTCGACCTGGGTCTTGGCAGTCTTGCCTTCTTCGACCGTGACCACGCCGTCGCGGCCGACGTTCTGCATGACTTCCGCCAGCAGCTCGCCAATCACGCGATCGTTGTTGGCGCTGATGGCGGCGACGTCGACGACCTTCTTCCGGTCGCCTTCGATACGCTGGGCCATCGACAGCAGCTTTTCGTCCGCAGCGGCGACCGCTTTGTCGATGCCGCGACGAATGGCGGTCGGGTTGCTGCCGGCCACAATGTTCCGCAGACCTTCTTTGAAGATCGCACGGGCCAGAACGGTGGCGGTGGTGGTGCCGTCGCCGGCCAGATCCGACGTTTTCTGGGCCACTTCGACCACGAGCTTGGCGCCCATGTTCTCAAAGCGGTCGTCGAGTTCGATTTCCTTGGCGACGGTCACGCCGTCTTTGGTGACCGTGGGGCCGCCGAAGGATTTGTTGATAATGACATTATGGCCGGCCGGACCCATCGTAGTCGCGACGGCCTTGGCCAGTTTGTCGATGCCCTGCATCATCCGATGCCGAGCGTTGTCGTCAAAGAGCAGTTGTTTAGCCATAGGAAGCCTTCGAGTAAAAAACGCACGCGGTGCGTTCAAGTTGTACGGACAATTGGTTCGACCAGCCCTCGCGTCGCAACCGACGCGGCAGGACTACTCGACGATCTTCGCCAGGATATCGCCTTCGCGCAGAATCTTGACTTCGGCGCCGTTGACTTCGATTTCGCTGCCGCCGTACTTGCCGTAGATGACTTCGTCGCCAACCGCCACCGACAGCTCGCCGCGAGTGCCGTTGTCCAGCAGACGACCCGGGCCGACCGCGACCACTTTACCACGCTGCGGTTTTTCCTGGGCGCTATCGGGCAGCACAATGCCGCCAGCCGTCATTTCTTCGGCTTCCATGGGCTCAACTACCACGCGATCATCGAGCGGACGAAGGTTGATTTTTGCCATTGTCGTAATCCTTAACCGGTATGTTTTGAAGTTTGATTTTGTATGAGTTGATAACTAACAGGCGAACCAGGCCGCAAGCCAGAGCGAAGCAGCCCCCAGGACTGCCCGCTCCGCCGGCAGTCCGATTTACATCATCCCCATGCCGCCCATGCCGCCCATGCCACCCATGCCGCCCATGCCGCCCATGCCGCCGCCCATTCCGCCCATACCATGGTCGTGGTGGTCGTGGTCATCGCCGCCATCGTCTTCGCTGGGGATTTCGGTGATGAGCGATTCGGTGGTGAGCAGCAGCGAAGCAACGCTGGCTGCGTTCTGCAGGGCCGTTTTGACAACCTTGGCGGGATCAATCACACCCGCTTTGACCAGATCGCCATAGGTGTCGTTGTCGGCGTTATAGCCTTCGTTGACGTTGGTCAGGCGGCGAACACGGTTCACCACGACCGCGCCGTCGACGCCGGCGTTGGTAGCGATCGAACGCAACGGCACATCGAGAGCGTTCTTGATAATCTCAGCGCCGAGAGCTTCGTCGCCGGTGAGCTTCAGGGCGGCGATCGAGCTTTCCGCACGAATCAGAGCCACGCCGCCGCCGGGGACAATGCCGCCTTCGAGGGCTGCCGCGGTGGCGGCTTTGGCGTCTTCATACAGAGCTTTGCGCTCTTTCATTTCGGTTTCGGTCGCGGCGCCGCAGTTGATCTGAGCCACGCCGCCGGCCAGCTTGGCCAGACGTTCCTGCAGCTTTTCGCGATCGTATTCGCTGTCGGTTACTTCGATCTCGGCGCGGATCTGTTCGGTGCGGCCGTTGATCGCTTCCTTGGAACCGGCGCCGCCCACGATGGTGCAGTTGTCGGCGGTGATCTTGATCTTCTTCGCTTTACCCAGATCGCTGAGCTGCACGTTTTCCAGCTCGATACCGAGATCTTTGGTGAAGACCTTACCGCCGGTCAGTTCGGCGATGTCGCCCAGGATCGCTTTGCGGCGATCGCCGTAGCCGGGAGCCTTCACGGCGGCGACCTGCAGGATGCCCCGCATTTTGTTCACGACCAGCGTGGCCAGCGATTCGCCTTCGAGATCTTCGGCGATGATCAGCAGCGGCTTCTTCGCTTTGCTGATTTTTTCCAGCAACGGAATCAGCGGCTTGTTGGAGGAGATCTTTTCTTCCCACAACAGAATGTGGCAGTTCTCCAGCTCGACCGTGACGTTGTCCTGGTCGGTGACGAAGTGAGGCGACAGGAAGCCGCGATCAAACTGCATGCCTTCGACCAGGGTGACGGTCGTTTCGGCGCCGCGGCCTTCTTCGACCGTGATCACGCCGTCTTTACCGACTTTCAGGAAGGCTTCGGCCAGCGTTTCGCCGATTTCCGTATCGTTGTTGCCGGCGATGGTGGCAACCTGCTTGATTTCCTTTTTGTTCTTTTCGCTGATCGGGGTCGCCAGACCGTCGATCGCCTGGCACACGCCAGCGACTGCTTTCTGCATGCCGCGGGACAGGGCCATCGGATCGGCTCCGGCGGCGATCATTTTCAGACCTTCGCGGAAGATGGCTTCCGACAGCACGGTGGCCGTGGTCGTGCCGTCGCCGGCGACGTCGTTGGTTTTGCTGGCCGCTTCTTTGACAAGCTGGGCAGCGAGGTTTTCGTAGGGGTCGTCGAGTTCGATGTCTTCAGCGACCGTCACCCCGTCCTTGGTGATTTTGGGCGAGCCCCAGCCTTTGTCGAGCACGGCGTTGCGGCCGCGCGGCCCCAGAGTGCTGCGGACGGCGCGAGCCAGCTTGGAAACGCCCTTCAAGAGCGCCTGCCTGGCTTCGTCATCGAAAACCATTTGTTTTGCCACGATGGGTTTCCTCCTGTTGCGGAAAGATAAACCGTTGATTTCGGTCGGTTTGATGGAGTGATTTGATGGAGTGAAAGGTTCGTCGCGAGAAACGCTCGCGTATTTCGCCGCCGGTTGGCGAGTTCAGGGCAGGTTGCGGGAAAGCGACGACAGGCAGGGAACCTGTCCCTTACTTCCGCCGAACTCTCCTTTGTATCTGGCACTTATCTGGCAGGGTTTCTAACTGACGCGATCACGCCGCCGTTTTGACAGAATTTCCAACAGATGCCTCTTACAAGAGCAACCCGCGTACCACTCCCGTGAGAATTTCCCCAACACCATAAAAACAAAGGGCTTGAGAGAAAGTTGACGGACGAGAAAGCCGGCCGCTTGTGTAATCCCCGGCGACGATTGTCAATTTGGCAGAAAGCGGACCGGGAACGCGGCGGCCGCTCAGGGGGCTGACCCGGCAGGGCGTTGCCGGCAACGGCGTTTGAATCGCCCTACAGGCCTCGCACCCCATGTGGTTGATAGGGCGTTTCCAGCGCGGCGATTTCCTGCTCGCTCAGCTCCAGGTCAACCGCTTTGACTGCATCGGTCAGATGGTCGAGCCTGGTAACCCCAATTATGGGGGCTGCGACGACCGGCTTGCTCAGCAGCCAGGCCAGGGCGATCTGGGCTGGCGTATCGCCCCGCCGCCCTGCCACTTCCTTGAGTGCTTCCACCACATGGATATCGCTGGGGTGATCGTACAGCTTGCGGGCGAAGTCATCCGTCGCCTGGCGGGACTGCGAGTCGGCTTCGTCAAAGGTGGTGCGGGCGCGGGCCAGAATGCCGCGGGCCAGGGGCGACCAGGGAATCGAAGCGACGCCTTCGGCTTCGCACAGCGGCAGCATCTCCCGTTCTTCTTCGCGGTACAGCAGGTTGTAATGGTTCTGCATCGTAACAAACCGGGCCCAGCCGTTCCGTTCGCTCTGCGACAACGCCTGGGCGAACCGCCAGGCCCAGGTGGAACTGCAGCCGATGTAGCGCACCTTGCCCTGCCGCACCAGCAGGTCCAGGGCGGCCAGCGTTTCTTCCATCGGGGTGTGTTTGTCGAAGCGGTGCAACTGGTAGATGTCGATCGTTTCCAGGCCCAGCCGTTTCAGACTGGCCTCGCACGCCTGCTGGATGTGCTTCCGCGACAGCCCTTTCATATTGGGGCCGGGGCCCATCTCGAAGAAGGCTTTTGTGGCGACGACACACTCTTCCAGCCGGGCGAATTCTTTGAGCCACTTGCCGGTGATCCGTTCGCTTTCTCCCAGCGAGTAGACGTCGGCCGTGTCGAAAAAGTTGATGCCCGATTCCACCGCCTGGCGAAAGTACGGCTTGGAGTCTTCTTCTTCCAGCACCCAGGGACGCCAGCTCTTCGCCCCAAAGCTCATACAGCCGAGACAAACTCGGGAAACGCTTACGCCGGTGCGGCCCAGAAAAGTGTATTGCATCCGTCCACTCCTGCAGTAACGACAAGGATGATAAACGCCGTACGTTCCGTCCGACGCAATGCCAGATGTTACCTCGTATCCGGCCGCGGCAAAACGCCCGGAGGGGGAATGGCGGGTGAGGAGTCGACTATTGCGCAGCGGCCGCTTCTGCGGGGACGTGCTCTTCGTCATCCTGGGGTTGCGGGGGGCTGAACCATTCGGCCAGCGACTGGAAGAGGACGTAAAACACGGGGACGAAAAACACCGCCAGCACGGTCGAGGCGATCATCCCGCCAAACACGGCCGTACCCAGCGCCTGTTGCCCCGCGGCGCCGGCTCCTTCGGCGAACACCAGCGGCGCCACGCCCAGGATAAAGGCGAAGCTCGTCATCAGAATGGGGCGGAACCGCAGGCGGGCCGATTCAATGGCCGCTTCCCGGATCGACTTCCCCTTGGCGCGGATCTCCCGGGCGAACTCCACAATCAGAATCGCATTCTTGCTGGCCAGCGCGACAATCAGCACGATGCCGATCTGCGTATAAAGGTTGTTATCCATGCCGCGGATGGCGACGGCGGTGGCCGCCCCCAGCAGCCCGAGAGGCACCACCAGAATCACGGCCGCCGGAATGAACCAGCTTTCGTACTGGGCCGCCAGCACCAGGTACACCAGGGCGACCGCCATCAGAAAGATCCAGATCGCCTGGCCGCCGACCTTCTTCTCCTGGTACGACATATCCGTCCAGTCGAACGACATGCTATCGGGCAAGGTTTGCGCCGCGATCTGCTCCATCATTTCGAGCGATTCGCCCGAGCTGTAACCGGCCCCCGGCGCGCCCGTCACGGCGGCGGTGGGATACAGGTTATACCGATTGACGATCTGCGGACCGAACGACCGCCGCACCGTCGCCACCGCGGACAGCGGCAGCATGGAGCCTTCGCGGTTCCGCACTTCCAGTCGGCGAATATCGTCGATGCTGGCGCGGTACGCCGGCTCGGCCTGGACGCGCACCTGGTAAGTTCGGCCGAACTTGTTGAAGTCGTTGACATAGGCGCTGCCCAGGTACGACTGCAGCGTGGAGAACACGCTGGCCAGCGGGACGTCGAGCTTTTTGACTTTTTCGCGATCCACATCGACAAACACTTGCGGCACGCCGGCCCGAAAGGAGCTGTTGACGGCGGCCAGCGTCGATTGCTCGTTCGCTTTTTCAACCATCTCGGCGGTGATCTGACCCAGTTGCTGCAGGCCGACATTGGCGCGGTCTTCGATCTGCATTTTGAAACCGCTGCGGACGCCCAGGCCGCGGATCGCCGGCGGCGGAAACGGAAAGGCGATCGCCTCTTCCAGCTGCGCAAGCGGACCGGCGATGCTGCCCAGGATCGACTCCAGCGTATGCCCTGCCGGCAGGCGTTCGTCCCACGGATCCAGCGTGACGAACAAGGTGCCGGCGTTGGGCGCCGTGCTATTGTCCAGCAGCGACAAGCCGCCAATCGTGATCCAGTCGGCCACGCCGGGGGTCTTCTCCAGGATGTCGTCGATCTCGCGCATGACACCCATGGTGCGTTCCTGCGAAGCAGCGTCAGGCAAGGTCACCGCGACGAACAGGTAGCCCTGATCTTCGTTCGGAAAGAAGCCCGTCGGCACCGAAACATAAACCCAGCCGGTCAAAGCAACCAGGCCGGCGAACAGCAGCATGGTTAGCGCAATCTGTCGCAGCAACTGCCGCACACAGAACGTATAAGCCCATTCAAAACGATCGTAAACAGCGTTGAACGCCCGATAGAAAATATTCTTCTTCGTTTTGGCCGGACGCATCCACAAGGCGCACTGGGCCGGCTTGAGCGTCACGGCGTTGAGCGCGCTGATCAGCGCGGCGGCGGCGATGGTCAGGGCGAACTGCCGGTACAACTGGCCCGTGACGCCGCCCAGGAAAGCGCTCGGTATGAACACGGCCATCAGCACCAGGGTGATGCCAATAATGGGGCCGGTGACTTCGCCCATCGCCTTGATGGCGGCGGCCTTGGGCTGCATCCCTTCTTCCATATGATGCGCGGCGTTTTCGACGATCACGATCGCGTCGTCGACCACAATCCCGATCGCCAGAATCAGGCCGAAGAGGGTCAGCATGTTGACCGAAAAACCCAGCATCGCCATGGCGGCGAAGGAGCCGATGATTGTCACCGGCACCGTCGTGGCCGGGATCAGCACGGCTCGCCAATCCTGCAGGAACACCAGGATCACAATCAGCACCAGCACGCCCGCTTCGAACAGCGTTTTATAAACTTCATGGATCGAGGCTTCGACAAACAACGTCGTGTCGAGCGGAATCTGGTATTCCATGCCGGGCGGGAACTTGTGGCTCATCTCCTCCATGGCGTGGCGCACTGCTTCGGCCACTTCCAGGGCGTTGGCGCCGGGCAACTGGTAAATGCCGATGTTGGCCGTCGGCTTCCCCTGCTTCAGGTTGAACTGGTCATAGCTCTGCGAGCCCAGCTCCACCCGGGCCACATCGCGGAGATAGGTCACGCGGCGGCCTTCCCCTTTTTTGACGATGATATCTTCAAACTGGTCGGCTTCGCTCAGTCGGCCCAGCACGTTGACGGTGTACTGGAACTGCTGCCCGCTGGGCGAAGGCGGCTGCCCGACCTGGCCGGCGGCCACCTGGACGTTTTGTTCCTGGATGGCGGCGACCACGTCCTGCGTGGTCAGCTTGCGGACCTTCAGTTTCTCCGGGTCCAGCCAGATTCGCATGCTGTAGTTCGAGGCGCCAAACACGGTCACATCGCCGACGCCCGGGATGCGGCTGAGTTCGTCCTTCACACGGAGCAGGGCATAGTTGGACAGGAACAGCGTGTCGAAGGTGTTGTCGGCCGACGTCAACGACGCCAGCAGGATAATGTTTGTCGCCTGCTTTTTCACCGTCACCCCCTGCCGTTTCACTTCTTCCGGCAGGAGCGGTTCGGCGACGGAAACACGGTTCTGCACCAGCACCTGGGCGTCATCCAGGTCGGTGCCGATTTCAAAGGTGACGGTCAAAGAATAGGAGCCGTCGCTGGAAGAAGTCGACGACATGTAGAGCATGTTCTCGACGCCGTTGACCTGCTGTTCAATCGGAGCCGCAACCGTGCTCGCCACCACATCGGCATTGGCGCCGGGATAGCCGGCCGTGACGCGGACCGTCGGCGGCGTAATTTCCGGATACTGCTCGATCGGCAGTTCCAGCAGGGCGACCGCGCCGATCAGCACGGTCACAATCGCGATCACGTTGGCGAAAATGGGCCGTTCAATGAAGAAGCGGGACAGCATTAGCCGGGCTCCTTCCTGTTGCGACGGGACGATGCGCCCGGCTCTGTGGCAGGCGGCCTGGCGCCGGCGGGAGCCAGCGGCGGCGCGTCCTGGGCCGAATCGTTCGGAACTGGCTTGACGATCTCTTCTGCGCTGTCAGGCTTGCTCGCGTCTTCTGTTTCGCCAGCCTCGGCTGGCTTGTTTGCTTCGCTGGATTCTGCGTTCTGGGTTTCAGCGGGGTCGACGACCTGGGCCGATTCGGCGGGTTCCGTCGGCGGCAAGCCACCGCCCGATTCGCCATCTCGCGAGGCAGGGATTTTCAGCTCTGTTTCCACCAGCTGCGTCCGCACTTTGCCGCCGGGTCGGGCCCGCTGCAGGCCATTGACGATCACCAGATCCTCTTCGGTCACGCCGGAGCGGATCACGCGCAGTTCGCCCACCTGGATGCCCAGTTGCACGGGGCGATATTCGACCGTGTTATCCTTGCCGACGACCAGCAGGTACTCTCCCCGCTGGTCGGCTCCGACGGCTCTTTCCTCAACCAGCAATCGCGGCAAGGCCGGCCCGATCGGCGCCCTGATCCGGACGGAAAGGCCCGGGATCAGCGTGCCGTCGTCGTTACTGAACGAGCCTCGCCGGAGGATCGTGCCGGTGTTGGGGTCGACGCCCAGTTCGCGAAAATCAAGCTTTCCCTTGTGTGGAAAATCCTGCTCGTTCTCCAGCCCCAGGTACAGGACCGGCGGGGTCACGGTCGGATCGGGCAGCTCCTTGTTGCGGAGCATTTCCATGAACCGCAGGATGTCGCTTTCACTAACAAAGAAGGTGGCGTAGATCGGGTCGATCGATTCAATCACCGCCAGCACGTCCTCTTCGGCGTGCACCAGGTTGCCTGGGTCAAGCAGCCGCCGACCAATGCGACCCGACAGCGGCGCGCGGATTTCGGT is part of the Lignipirellula cremea genome and encodes:
- a CDS encoding aldo/keto reductase; this translates as MQYTFLGRTGVSVSRVCLGCMSFGAKSWRPWVLEEEDSKPYFRQAVESGINFFDTADVYSLGESERITGKWLKEFARLEECVVATKAFFEMGPGPNMKGLSRKHIQQACEASLKRLGLETIDIYQLHRFDKHTPMEETLAALDLLVRQGKVRYIGCSSTWAWRFAQALSQSERNGWARFVTMQNHYNLLYREEEREMLPLCEAEGVASIPWSPLARGILARARTTFDEADSQSRQATDDFARKLYDHPSDIHVVEALKEVAGRRGDTPAQIALAWLLSKPVVAAPIIGVTRLDHLTDAVKAVDLELSEQEIAALETPYQPHGVRGL
- a CDS encoding efflux RND transporter permease subunit — its product is MLSRFFIERPIFANVIAIVTVLIGAVALLELPIEQYPEITPPTVRVTAGYPGANADVVASTVAAPIEQQVNGVENMLYMSSTSSSDGSYSLTVTFEIGTDLDDAQVLVQNRVSVAEPLLPEEVKRQGVTVKKQATNIILLASLTSADNTFDTLFLSNYALLRVKDELSRIPGVGDVTVFGASNYSMRIWLDPEKLKVRKLTTQDVVAAIQEQNVQVAAGQVGQPPSPSGQQFQYTVNVLGRLSEADQFEDIIVKKGEGRRVTYLRDVARVELGSQSYDQFNLKQGKPTANIGIYQLPGANALEVAEAVRHAMEEMSHKFPPGMEYQIPLDTTLFVEASIHEVYKTLFEAGVLVLIVILVFLQDWRAVLIPATTVPVTIIGSFAAMAMLGFSVNMLTLFGLILAIGIVVDDAIVIVENAAHHMEEGMQPKAAAIKAMGEVTGPIIGITLVLMAVFIPSAFLGGVTGQLYRQFALTIAAAALISALNAVTLKPAQCALWMRPAKTKKNIFYRAFNAVYDRFEWAYTFCVRQLLRQIALTMLLFAGLVALTGWVYVSVPTGFFPNEDQGYLFVAVTLPDAASQERTMGVMREIDDILEKTPGVADWITIGGLSLLDNSTAPNAGTLFVTLDPWDERLPAGHTLESILGSIAGPLAQLEEAIAFPFPPPAIRGLGVRSGFKMQIEDRANVGLQQLGQITAEMVEKANEQSTLAAVNSSFRAGVPQVFVDVDREKVKKLDVPLASVFSTLQSYLGSAYVNDFNKFGRTYQVRVQAEPAYRASIDDIRRLEVRNREGSMLPLSAVATVRRSFGPQIVNRYNLYPTAAVTGAPGAGYSSGESLEMMEQIAAQTLPDSMSFDWTDMSYQEKKVGGQAIWIFLMAVALVYLVLAAQYESWFIPAAVILVVPLGLLGAATAVAIRGMDNNLYTQIGIVLIVALASKNAILIVEFAREIRAKGKSIREAAIESARLRFRPILMTSFAFILGVAPLVFAEGAGAAGQQALGTAVFGGMIASTVLAVFFVPVFYVLFQSLAEWFSPPQPQDDEEHVPAEAAAAQ
- a CDS encoding efflux RND transporter periplasmic adaptor subunit is translated as MRPYRPTLPLFAGWLLLALALAGCRPRNEFKPPPDPEVTVAHPLLRPIVDTVDFSGATSAVARVEIRARVNGYLDAVEFEDGSHVQQGELLFSIEREPYEIARKTAEAEKARADAAEQLAKANLSRSLQLLKDRAVAQAQVDVHRAELQTAEANIKAAQAAIDQAELNLGYTEIRAPLSGRIGRRLLDPGNLVHAEEDVLAVIESIDPIYATFFVSESDILRFMEMLRNKELPDPTVTPPVLYLGLENEQDFPHKGKLDFRELGVDPNTGTILRRGSFSNDDGTLIPGLSVRIRAPIGPALPRLLVEERAVGADQRGEYLLVVGKDNTVEYRPVQLGIQVGELRVIRSGVTEEDLVIVNGLQRARPGGKVRTQLVETELKIPASRDGESGGGLPPTEPAESAQVVDPAETQNAESSEANKPAEAGETEDASKPDSAEEIVKPVPNDSAQDAPPLAPAGARPPATEPGASSRRNRKEPG